A segment of the Phorcysia thermohydrogeniphila genome:
CCAAGGAATTTGATAAGTTCGTTACTTGGATTAAGTCAACCTTTGAGGAACTCGGGAAACTATCGGTCAAAGTCTCTAACGATGCCGGTGTTCTTATACTTGAACTCTTTAACACCAACCTGAAGAACAGCGATATCAAGAAGAGGTTCATGGAGCTCTCTGTCTCCTCAGAAATCCTCGCAAGCTCCATATCGGACGTAAACAGGCTAATAAAGACTGCCAGCAAGGAAGTTGAAAACGTAGATAGCGAAACCCGCAAAGGAGCCGAGATAGTTTCAAGGTCTGTTAACGACGTTCAGGAGCTTGCAGATAGAGTTATCTCCTTAAGGAGCAGGATTGAGAAACTACAGCAGAGCTCTGTAACAATCCAGAACGTAGTTGAAACAATTAAGACGATTGCAGACCAGACTAACCTCCTTGCCCTCAACGCCGCAATTGAAGCCGCGAGGGCAGGAGAGGCAGGAAGGGGCTTTGCAGTTGTAGCTGAAGAGGTAAGGAAACTTGCAACGAGGACGGTTAGCTCTGCCGAAGAGATTGGAAAAATCGTCAGCGACATCATCTACCTTATAGAAGAGTTTTCAAAGGACCTTGAGGAACGCGCAAGTGAGGCTTACAACGTTAAGCAGGAGATGGCAAAGACAGAGAACGTCCTTGTAACGATAAGGAAGAGAGTAGAGTCCCTATCAAAAGTTACGGAGAACATGCTCTTCTCCTTAAAGCAACAGTTAAGTGCTCTTGATACCGTAAGGAACAACGTTGCTGCAATTAACGAAGAGATGCTTAAGTTCCAAGAAGTGTTTAGGAAACTTGAAGAAAGAATATACAGGACAAAGGCTTCTATCAGGTCTGTTCAGGACAACATTTCAAGGTTCAACATAGGAAAGCTCCTCACAATCATCAGGGGAGAGGAGCTCTTTGCCGACTGGATAGCGAGACTTCCAAAGGTAAGGGAAGGTGGAGGAACTGTTCTTGACTTTGACGCTTCTCCTATAAGGGAGTGGATAAGGAAGGAGCTCCGTCAGCTTGACGTTAAGGGAATAAGTGAGGTGGCCAATCAGCTTGAAACGGCAATAGAAGGGTGTTTTGCTGTGGCGAGGGAGATAATGAAAGCAGTAGGCGAAGGCAAACCGGCAGACAGGTTCTTCAAGGACTTGGAAAATAAGGCCCTTCGTGTTATAGAGCTGTTTGAAGAGATAATAGAAAGGATTACCAATGGAGAGACAGAAAAGGTATGAAGGTATCTGCTACTTCAGGAGATTCTGCAACAGCAGGCTACTCCCTCATATAAATATTCCTCTCTTCTTTAGCTTTAGGGTTGTAAAAGTTGACGGGTCTGCCCTTTATGCAGACCGCTTTTCTCCCCCCGGAATCGTGGAGCTCCTTTTAGACAAGGAAGCTTTCCTTACAAAGAACGTCCTTGATAACGGGAAAGTAGTTCTCGTTAAGTCGCTCATAGAGAAGAAAATAGACAGCTCCACTGTACTTCTAAGGCTCGGTGAAGAAGTATGCGAAAACAGGCGTCTATTTGACAGGTACGTATTCTGTCCAGAAAAGCTTGGTGCCTTTGAGCTCTCATCTGAAAATGCCCCCCTCGGAAAAGCCTACATCGTCAACGTAAGTCTCTCTGGAGTTGAGTTTGTTTCTCCCTCGGCAGATACCTGTACCATTCTACCGGGCTTAATCTTGAATGCATCCCAAGGAAATAAGCGTCTAAGGGTAAAAGTTCTGAGAGTTAAAACAGAGCCCGGAAAGGTATTTATTGCTGGAGAAATACTAAACACAACCTTCAACCTGATGGACTTCATTATTGATAATTACGTCAAATTAGTAGGCGAAATTCTGCTCAAAAACTTCTGAGCTTCTGGTATAGAGTATCCCTCTGAACTGGCGTGTAGCCTGCGTCCTTTATCAGCCTTATGATTTCAGACAGGGGCATTCTGAACTTTACGCCTGCTGCTGCCACAACGTTTTCCTCAATCATGAGAGAGCCAAAGTCGTTTGCGCCAAACTTAAGGGCAACCTGTGCAAGCTTTCCCCCCTGAGTCACCCAAGAGGCCTGAACGTTAGGGATATTGTCAAGGTAAATTCTGGAAACTGCTAAAACTCTCAGATATCTCTCCCCACTGGCCTTATCTTTTACTTCTCTTCCAAGTTCGGTGTTATCCGGCTGGTAGCTCCAAGGTATGAAGGCTGTAAAACCTCCTGTTTCATCCTGTAATTCCCTTATCACTTTAAGGTGTTCAACAATATCCTCGTCGGTGTCCAAACTCCCAAACATCATCGTTGCCGTGGTTCTTAAACCGAGTCTGTGGGCAGTCCTGTGAACTTCAAGCCATTCCTTAGTTTTTGCCTTTCGGGGGGCTATTCTCTCCCTTACCTTGTCAACGAGTATTTCTGCTCCCCCACCGGGAATTGAACCAAGACCACAAGACTTAAGACGCTTTAAAACTTCCTCTATAGAGAGTCCTGAAACTCTTGAAATGTGCAGAATCTCTGGCGCAGAAAAGCCGTGAACGTGTATCTGTGGGAAGTTTGACTTTATAAAGCTGAGGAGCTCCTCGTAGTACTCAATGCCAAGACTTGGGTGGAGTCCTCCCTGAAGGAGAACTGCCGTCCCTCCCAGTTCTACAGTCTCCTCTATCTTTTTCCTTAAAGTTTCCCAGTCTATAACGTAAGCGTCGGGGTCTTTTTCTTCCCTATAGAAAGCGCAGAACCTACACTTACAGGTGCAGATGTTCGTGTAGTTTATGTTCCTATCTATGACGAAGGTAACCTCTTTTTCTGGATGTTTCCTATTCCTCACGAAATTCGCAAGTTGACCAAGCGTAATGAGGTCTGCTTCCCTTAAAAGCCACAGAGCCTCACCCTCAGAAATCCTCTCTCCAGAGAGAACCTTTTCTACAACCTCCATTCTCACCTCTGCGGAATATAATTAAACCTTAGAACTTTTAGTCTAAGAGGTAAACTTTGGAGTGTCAAATTTGCGGTGGCAGCGGTTGGATTGTAGAGGAATCGGGGGGCGTAAGCAAAGCAGTCCGCTGCAGGTGCCAGTTTGAACGCTTCAGCAAAGAATTCCTAAGGAGCTCCTCCATCCCTGCCAGATACAGGAACTGTAAGTTCTCAAACTTCTACCCAGAAACAGAAACTCAGCTAAGAGCTCTAAAGGCATGTAAGGAGTTCTTTTACCAGTTTCCCTTCGTTGACAGGGGAATTCTCCTCTATGGTAACCCCGGAACGGGAAAGACCCACCTTGCAGTTGCACTACTCAGGAACGTTATAAAGTATAAAGGGCTAAGGGGAGTTTTCTGCGACTTTAGGAATTTACTCATAGAGCTAAAGAGTACATTTGGTACCGGTGAATCTGAGACGGAGATTTTAGAAAACGTTATGAGAGCTCCCCTCCTTGTCCTTGACGACGTTGGAGCCGAAAGGGGAACGGAGTGGGCCAAAGACAAGCTGGCAACGATAATAAACTATAGGTACGCCAACAACTTACCCACAATCATAACGACGAACCTACGCTTTGACGTTCCAACAGGTGAGAGTTTCTCCTCAAGGTTTGACGAGAGAACGGAATCACGCATCTACGAAATGTGCACAATAATAAAGGTGGAAGGTCATGACAGGAGGAGGAAAGCCCGTTTATAAGAACATCGGCATAATAGCCAACCCGATAAAACCTGAAAGCGGTAGGGGTGTCCAGAGGATAATAAGGAAACTCAGAGACTATCCAGTTAGACTATACACAGATGAGGAAACCTGCAAGCTAACGGGAGAACCCGTTTGCAAGGAAAAGGTAAAAGTCGTTGATAGGCTAATTTTGCCCGACAAAGTTGACGTCATTCTGGTTCTTGGCGGAGACGGCACGTTCCTCACGGTGGCAAAGCTCGTTGATAAAAGACCCGTCCCTCTCCTTGGAATAAACTTTGGAACCCTCGGATTTTTAACGGAAATTTCCATAGACAACATAGAAGAAAGCCTTGAAAGACTGTTAAGGGGAGAATTTACCGTTGAAAACAGGCCGGTAATAAGGGTTAAAGTTCTTCGTAAAAACGGCCACATTTCCATCTATAGGTGCGTTAACGAAGTTGCAATAAAGAGGGACACCTTAGCGAGAATTATTGAAATAGAGGTTGAGGCAGATGGGGACTACGTTACAACCTTTAGAGGGGACGGTGTAATCGTTGCAACGCCAACAGGCTCAACTGCTTACTCTCTCTCCGCCGGTGGTCCCATACTGATGCCCACTTTGAGCGCAATGCTCCTTACGCCCATATGTCCCCACACGCTCACCCTTAGACCTCTCGTCCTTGAAGGAAAGATCTGTCTTACGGCAAAACTAAAGACTGAAAGCGAAACTGTGATGGTCATTTTTGATGGTCAGGAGGGGATAGAGCTCCGAAAAGGTGACATCATAGAGATAACCCGCTCACCCTACGACCTCCTAATCCTGAGAGACCCAAAGAAGTCTTACTACCAAACCTTAAGGGAGAAACTTAAATGGGGGTAGGAATAATCTCCGCTATAGCTGCTGCAGCTTTTTTGCTTCCAGTAATTTTTGGAATAAACGGTAAGTTAACTACACCCGAAAGTTCTCAATGTTACAGAGGAAAGCTCTACATCTCAAACATAGGAGGTTTACCGCCAGACAAAAAAGACGGAGACGGCTACATCCTGCTCGCCGACCTTAAAGGAAACGTCATTAAACGTAAGTTTATAACGGGACTAAACGCTCCAAAAGGAATAACCTTCGCAAAAGGCAAACTATTTGTGGCGGATATTGACACCGTTGTTGTCGCAGACCCGGAAACGGGAAAAATACTTAAGAAGATTCCAATACCCGGCGCTAAGTTTTTAAACGATATCGCCTTTGACGGAAAAAGGACTGTCTACGTTACAGATACCCAGACAAACTCCATATACACCATAGATACCGAAAACTTTAAAGTCTCCCTCTACTTAAAGGATTCAAGACTTCAAGGACCAAACGGAATAGCCTTCCTCCCTGACGGAAAAATACTCATTGCAAGCTGGGGCGGAGGGAAGCTACTTCTCCTTGACGGCAAGGATATAAAAGTAATAGCCTCTGGCTTTGAAACGCTTGACGGCGTTGTAGCTTTAGAGGATGGAACTATTCTATTTTCTGATTTTTCCGCCGGCAAAGTTTACGAGCTTAAAGGCGGAAAACTTAAAGAAATCTACAAAGGGTTTTCCCCTGCCGATATAGGCTACTGTAACGGCATTCTGTTTATTCCGGAGTTTATGGTCAACAGCGTTAAGGCCGTGAGGGTGAAAAAATGAAGAGAAAAAAGAAAATACTAATCTTGACGGGAGAATCTGGTGCTGGTAAATCCAGCGCAATGAGACATTTAGAAGATTTAGGTTTTTACTGTATAGACAACATCCCGCCCTCCCTCATTCCTAACCTCATAAGGCTCGTGGAAGATAACCCCGAAATAGAGAAGGCCGTCCTTGTAACAGATATAAGAAACCCTTCTTTCCGTACTACAGCTCCTTCAGTCCTTGAGAACATTAAGTCTAAGTTCCCAGAAGTTGAAATATGGTACTTCACAGCAGACAAAGAAACGCTCATTAAACGCTTCAGCGAAACTAGGCGCCCCCATCCTTTTGAACGTTACGAGCCGGGCAAAAGCCTTGAAGCTCTTATAGAGGAAGAGAGAGAAATCCTTGAACCGATAAAGGCCTTGGCGGATAGAGTCATAGACACCACTGAAATGACAACCCACGACCTCAAACGTTTCCTGAAGGAAATGATTCTCAGCGGTAAGCCAAGACTAAAAGTTACAGTTATGTCCTTCGGCTTTAAGTACGGTCTTCCGCCATCTGCCGATAACGTCTTTGACGTTAGGTTCTTACCCAACCCCCACTTTGTGCCAGAGCTCCGTCCAAAAACCGGTATGGACAAGGAAGTTGTTGACTACATCTTTCAGTTTCCAGAAGCTAAAGAAATCTCAGAACTAATAACCCGCTTTGTAGAGTTTACCCTCCCTATGTATGAGCAGGAAGGAAAAGCCTACGTCACCTATGCTATCGGCTGCACCGGCGGACAGCACAGGTCAGTAGCTATTACTGAGCTCGTAGCTCAGGAGATTGCAAAGAAGTTTAGAGGCTACAACGTGTTTGTTGAACATAGGGAACTAAGCGAAAGGAGGCAAATTAGTAGCGGCGAAGAATAGTTAAGTGGTCCTCTTCAGGGAAAACAGATAAGGTGGAGCTCCGAATAAGCAAGTGGAGCTTAAGAGCTCCCTGAACCCCCGTCACAGAATCTTTTTCTCCAACAAAGATTTTAGCAGGCACACTGAGATTCCTAGCGAAGTTAGACA
Coding sequences within it:
- a CDS encoding methyl-accepting chemotaxis protein, producing MKIKTKLLISLVVEVLMILFFTEFATYKLHSFREAYELEKVMFNVEKDIADLRTYLLLSDQEFNSSSDINDRLEKDLMKLGEFSSPEASKVYSIFLSAISEVKKGSPDLQTLTKSLSDKEMQVYHLRESLSKEAEGILSFAESIVRIIPLFSLFIIGIGAFSSYRAIVMPIQKMTETMKEIEKGNLTKRLSIDRDDELGLLAKEFDKFVTWIKSTFEELGKLSVKVSNDAGVLILELFNTNLKNSDIKKRFMELSVSSEILASSISDVNRLIKTASKEVENVDSETRKGAEIVSRSVNDVQELADRVISLRSRIEKLQQSSVTIQNVVETIKTIADQTNLLALNAAIEAARAGEAGRGFAVVAEEVRKLATRTVSSAEEIGKIVSDIIYLIEEFSKDLEERASEAYNVKQEMAKTENVLVTIRKRVESLSKVTENMLFSLKQQLSALDTVRNNVAAINEEMLKFQEVFRKLEERIYRTKASIRSVQDNISRFNIGKLLTIIRGEELFADWIARLPKVREGGGTVLDFDASPIREWIRKELRQLDVKGISEVANQLETAIEGCFAVAREIMKAVGEGKPADRFFKDLENKALRVIELFEEIIERITNGETEKV
- the mqnC gene encoding cyclic dehypoxanthinyl futalosine synthase, whose translation is MEVVEKVLSGERISEGEALWLLREADLITLGQLANFVRNRKHPEKEVTFVIDRNINYTNICTCKCRFCAFYREEKDPDAYVIDWETLRKKIEETVELGGTAVLLQGGLHPSLGIEYYEELLSFIKSNFPQIHVHGFSAPEILHISRVSGLSIEEVLKRLKSCGLGSIPGGGAEILVDKVRERIAPRKAKTKEWLEVHRTAHRLGLRTTATMMFGSLDTDEDIVEHLKVIRELQDETGGFTAFIPWSYQPDNTELGREVKDKASGERYLRVLAVSRIYLDNIPNVQASWVTQGGKLAQVALKFGANDFGSLMIEENVVAAAGVKFRMPLSEIIRLIKDAGYTPVQRDTLYQKLRSF
- a CDS encoding ATP-binding protein, giving the protein MECQICGGSGWIVEESGGVSKAVRCRCQFERFSKEFLRSSSIPARYRNCKFSNFYPETETQLRALKACKEFFYQFPFVDRGILLYGNPGTGKTHLAVALLRNVIKYKGLRGVFCDFRNLLIELKSTFGTGESETEILENVMRAPLLVLDDVGAERGTEWAKDKLATIINYRYANNLPTIITTNLRFDVPTGESFSSRFDERTESRIYEMCTIIKVEGHDRRRKARL
- a CDS encoding NAD(+)/NADH kinase → MTGGGKPVYKNIGIIANPIKPESGRGVQRIIRKLRDYPVRLYTDEETCKLTGEPVCKEKVKVVDRLILPDKVDVILVLGGDGTFLTVAKLVDKRPVPLLGINFGTLGFLTEISIDNIEESLERLLRGEFTVENRPVIRVKVLRKNGHISIYRCVNEVAIKRDTLARIIEIEVEADGDYVTTFRGDGVIVATPTGSTAYSLSAGGPILMPTLSAMLLTPICPHTLTLRPLVLEGKICLTAKLKTESETVMVIFDGQEGIELRKGDIIEITRSPYDLLILRDPKKSYYQTLREKLKWG
- a CDS encoding ATP/GTP-binding protein: MGVGIISAIAAAAFLLPVIFGINGKLTTPESSQCYRGKLYISNIGGLPPDKKDGDGYILLADLKGNVIKRKFITGLNAPKGITFAKGKLFVADIDTVVVADPETGKILKKIPIPGAKFLNDIAFDGKRTVYVTDTQTNSIYTIDTENFKVSLYLKDSRLQGPNGIAFLPDGKILIASWGGGKLLLLDGKDIKVIASGFETLDGVVALEDGTILFSDFSAGKVYELKGGKLKEIYKGFSPADIGYCNGILFIPEFMVNSVKAVRVKK
- the rapZ gene encoding RNase adapter RapZ, giving the protein MKRKKKILILTGESGAGKSSAMRHLEDLGFYCIDNIPPSLIPNLIRLVEDNPEIEKAVLVTDIRNPSFRTTAPSVLENIKSKFPEVEIWYFTADKETLIKRFSETRRPHPFERYEPGKSLEALIEEEREILEPIKALADRVIDTTEMTTHDLKRFLKEMILSGKPRLKVTVMSFGFKYGLPPSADNVFDVRFLPNPHFVPELRPKTGMDKEVVDYIFQFPEAKEISELITRFVEFTLPMYEQEGKAYVTYAIGCTGGQHRSVAITELVAQEIAKKFRGYNVFVEHRELSERRQISSGEE